The genomic DNA CGGTCGAGGTAGCCGACGACGCGGTCGAAACCGATACGCGCGAGACGATTTTTGCCTTCCAGTTCCTGACCGGGTCCGCTGAACAACACGATGTCGACGTCGGAGGGCAGCACCGACCCGGCGAACTCCGCGTAGCGGCCGTCGAGTCCGATGTTGATCGAGCGACGCAGGTGGCCCAGCGCGAAGTGATCGGGGCTACGGCCGTCGACCAGGAGTGCGCCGCCGTTGAGCGCGTCGAGGACCTCGGTGTAGTTCAGTGCGGTCGGCATCTTCGTCTCATCGAGCAGTGCGCGGTCCTGCCGGTTGAGCATGGCGTCGACGGCGAAATAGCTGGGTGCTGGCGGTTGTCCTTGGGTGACCAGATCCACGAACGTGGCCTTATCGGCGGCATGCAGGGCGTAGTTGGTCTGCTTTTGCTCGCCGATGGTCGACCACAGGTCGGTGGAAAGGTTCTTGCCACATGCCGAACCCGCGCCGTGCGCCGGGTACACCCAAGTGGCATCTGGCAGTGTCATCAGCTTGCTGTGCAGCGAGTCGTACAGCATGCCCGCCAACTGTTCACGGGTGAACCCGATGGAGGCGAGCAGATCGGGCCGCCCGACGTCACCGATGAACAAGGTATCGCCGGTCAGGACGCCGTAGGGGACCTCATCGCCGCGGCGCTCGACCACGATGCTCATCGATTCGGGCGTGTGGCCTGGGGTGTGGCGGAACTCCAGCGTGACCTCGCCCAGGTCATAGCGTTCGCCGTCGGCGACGCCCATCGACGCGAACTCGGTCTGCGCGACCGAGGAGTACACGATCGTGGCGCCGGTGGCTGCGGCTAGCTCCAGGTGACCGGACACGAAATCGGCGTGGAAGTGAGTCTCGATTACGAGTTCGATTCGCCAGCCCAGCTTTTCGGCGTCCGACAGATAGTCCGCGACATCGCGCCGGGGATCGACGACGACTGCGCGGCCGGTGGTCTCGTCGGCAATCAGATACGACGCGTGGGACAGACATTCCAAGTAGTACTGCATGAATTTCATGGTTCAGGTGTCCTTTCGTGTGTGGCGGTGAGTCACCGCCCCAGCAGGCCCCAGGGCGGAACGCGTACGGAGTTGCGGGTACCCCCTGGGGTATGCCACCATATCTGACTATACCCCCCTAGGTATATGCCGAACGCCTGAAGGGATTCGCCGTGACGATGATGACCGCACCCACCTCCCCCAATCCCCACCACGTCGACGACGGTGGGCCTGCAGCGTCGTCGACCCCCTCACGGCTGGTCGACGTTCGACACACCGGTGAGTCCGAGACCGCACATTGCTCCGGCAATTGGCGATGACCGTGCTCACCGTCGGCCTGGCAGTGATCGTCGGCATGGTGCTGGGATTACTCGGCGGCGGCGGCTCGATCCTGATGGTGCCGCTGCTCGCCTATGTCGCCGGCATGGACGCCAAGCAGGCCATTGCCACCTCGCTGTTGGTCGTCGGTGTGACCAGCACGATCGGCGTCCTCTCTCACGCACGGGCCGGCCGGGTGCAATGGCGCACGGGTCTCACTTTCGGCGCAGCGGGTATGGCGGGCGCCTACAGTGGCGGCGTCCTGGCTCGGTTCATTCCGGGCACGGTCTTGCTGGTCGGCTTCGCTGCGATGATGGCCGCCACGGCGGTCGCGATGCTGCGCGGCCGCACGGCCGTCGACGCCGCCGACCGACCACATGTGCCGGTTCCGAAGATCCTTTGCGTGGGCTTGGCGGTCGGACTGGTGACCGGCGTGGTCGGCGCGGGCGGCGGATTTCTGGTGGTGCCCGCCCTCGCCGTGCTCGGTGGGTTGCCCATGCCGGTCGCGGTCGGCACCTCGTTGATCGTGATCTCGATGAACTCGTTCGCGGGCCTGGGCGGCTACCTGTCCAGCGTGCCGATCACTTGGCCGGCAGCGCTGGCAGTAGCCACCGCGGCCGCGGTCGGTGCCCTCGTCGGCGCCCGCCTGACCGCCATGGTCAAACCCGACCTGTTGCGAAAGGCTTTGGGCTGGTTCGTCCTTGCGATGTCAACGGTCGTCGTGTCCCAAGAAATCCACCTCGGCGTGGGAATCGCCGCCGCGACACTCACTGCCGTTGCCGCCACCATGACATTCGCGTGTGCCCGGTACACCTACTGCCCCCTGCGCCGCCTCATCCCGATTCGGATCGCCGCGTGAGAACTGTCCAACCAATACCCCCACGGGTAACGTGGGGGTTTACCCCCGCTGCTGAAAGGACCCACAGTCATGGTCGGTGACGAAGACGCCATCGCCGCAGTGCTCAACAGGTTGCGTCGGGCCCAGGGGCAGCTCGCCGGGGTGATCTCGATGATCGAACAAGGTCGCGACTGCAAGGACGTCGTCACACAATTGGCCGCGGTGTCGCGCGCCCTGGATAAGGCCGGCTTCAAGATTGTCGCCACCGGCTTACGCGAATGCCTGACCGGAGAGGCCACCGAGGGACAACAACCCATGACCGAGGCCGAGCTGGAAAAGCTGTTCTTGGCACTGGCCTGACTCGCGATGACGTAGCGCCAGTTGTCAATAGCCTCGATGTCACGACAGCGTTGTGCGACGAAACCGGCTAGTTCGAGGCTGGACCGAATGTCGGTGGCCGTGTCTCTGCCACGCGGGTGTCGGCGGCGGGTGCAAGGGTGCAGCCGCCGCCGGGCGTGAACGGGTAGATCATCTGGCGCAGGTAGCTGCTGGGGTAGTCGGGTTTGGCGGCCATGCCCAGCTGGGTGGAGTCGAAGCGGCGGGCGGGGTCATAGGAGTAGGTGCGCATGAGGTGGTCCCACACGAGGGTGAACAGCCCGAAGTTGACGTCGCCGATGCCGGCCCATTTCAGGTGGTGGAAGCGGTGGCCTTCGTTGAGGGCCAGGACGTACTTGACCGGGCCGATCCGGTAGTCGGCGTTGGAGTGCTGCAGCAGCAGCTGGATCGCGACAGCCAGGGCAAGCGCGGAGGCGACGTTGACGGGCAGCCCGATCAGGATCAGGGGTGCGACACCGGCGGCCATCTCGACGGTTTGGTGCAGGGGGTGTTTCATCAGGCCGTTGAGGCCGTAGAAGCGGGTGATGCTGTGGTGCACCGCGTGAAAGCGCCACAGCACGCCGATCTTATGGCTGGCCAGATGGACGACGGTGATGCCGAAATCCGCGACCAGGATCGCGGCGAGGACCTGTGCGACGAAAGGCCAGCTGTGTGGCCACAACTGCGGCGCGGGGACGATCGCTGCGAGCAGCGGGATCGCGGCGACGCTGGCCAGGATCAGGGTTTCGTTGACCGCCACGTGGATGCGGTCGCGGGTGCCATCGGCGCGGTCGTCGTTCCACTCCTCGTCATACGGAATGACCCGCTCCACCAGGAACGCGGTCATGATCGCGGCCGCCAGAATCGCCAGCAGCCAGTACTTCGGCGCGCCGGCGGCCGCCACGGCGATGCCCACCCCGTTGAAGCCGATCAACATGAACGGCACGTAGCCGTAGCGGGCCACCGTCTGGACCGCGGTGATTGCCGTCGATGTCGAAGAGTTCGTTCTCATGCCTTGATCGTCGCGGCCGCCGCCGCGATATGGCTTGAATGATTCGGCTATTCGTTGTCGAGGTCCCAGGAGACGTGCCGGCTCAGCACCGAGGGTGGCAGGCCGAACATCTCACGGGTGGTGCGAGTGAGATGGGCACTGTCGGCGAATCCCGCGCCGTGCGCCGCGCCGGTCAGGTCATCGCCGGCCTGCACCCGGGTGATGGCAAGCTGCAACCGTGACCACAACACGTAGCGTCTCAACGGAATGCCGACCTGCTGAGAGAACAGATGCGTCAAGCGGCTCGCCGAGATCCCAACTATGGCGGCGAGTTTGGTTCCGCTGACCGTGCCAGCCGCCATGAGGTCGGGCAACAGACGTAATGCGTCATCGACGGCGGGATGGCGCGCCGTGTCACTGCCGTGAACAACTGGGGTAGGTGCCAGGCTCGCGATCAGCTCGTCGACGACCGCGGACAGCGCTTGTCGCCGAGTGGAACTAAGCAGAGGGGTGACCGTCCATCCGAAGTGGACGGCGCGCGAATGCGCGGCCCGGCCCGGCGCGGACTCCGGCTCCAGGAACACCACCGTGCCCTCCTGTGCGCCGACCTCGATCTGGTGTGGCGCGTCGGCGGGCACGACCACCTTCGTTCCGACGTGGCGGGCGCCGTGCCCATCGAGCACCGTCAAAGCCGATGTCGCGGTTATGACCTGCACGGCGTGGTGGGCGTGGGCATCGGTGGGGCCGATCGATCCGGTGAAGGCCAACACCCCCGGGCGAAGGAGCGCCGCGCCGCTCCAGCGTGGTCCGGCAGCTGCATGACCACCCGGGGTATTCATCGCCACTGAGCGACGATAGCGCCGCCCTGCATTGTGCCTCTAGTGGCGATGCCACCGATCCAATCTGATCAGCTCCTGCTCCGATCACACTAGCCGGGTGTACCTGCGGCGGTTGAATAGTGGCCCTCGGCCGTGAACACCAATGACGTCGACAACGTCTGCGTTCCGAGTCTGCCCAACGCGTCTTCGCTAAACCCGGTGGCGACAACACCATCGCCGACATCCCAGCCCGGGCCCGGTGGGCCCCGGCCTGCCCGAACGGCGACGATGGGCAGATGCGGATGCTGCACAGGCGCGTCACTCGATGATGCGCGTTACGTAAGGCGTCATTCCGGCTTTGCGCACCGGTGAGATCTTGATCGGAACACCCGTCTGTTGGGCCTCCAGCATTTGGCCGTTACCCAAATAGAGCGCCTCGTGCTGACTGCCTCCGGGACCCCAGAACAACAGGTCGCCTCGGCGGGCCTGCGACGGAGGGACCTTGCGGCCAGCGTTGTACTGGTCACCGGACCAGCGGGGTAGCAGAATGCCAACACCGGCGAAGGCGAATCGAGTCAGTCCTGAACAGTCGAAACCAACTGTGCCGGCGCCCTGGTCGATGCCGCGGCTAGGTCCGGTCAGGCTGCCGCCGCCCCATGAATAAGGCACCCCGAGCTGTGTGCCTGCACGGCGGATGACGTACTCGATGGCCTGACTGCCCGACACACGGCCCGACGCCAGCGGAGCGGCGCTGGGTTCGGCGCCTCCGAAACCCAAAGTGCGCAGGAAGTTGCGGCCGAGGTTCATCGTGGTCTCGGTAGCCATGGCGGTGGCGCGAAGTGAGGCGTTGGCGATGGCGAGGGGGTCGCCGGGTGCGCCAGCACTGACAACCTGTGGAAGGCTCGGATCCAAGGTCACGTCGCCCGGTTGCGCGGCCGCGGGCGCGGCTAGGGTCACTGCGAGCGTGGCGATGGCCATACAGCTCAGAGCCTTCAGGCGCCGGTGGAGCTTCGTGGACACGGTCCTCGCCTTCTCGGTCGTCGGCCGGCGCAGCGCATGGGTAGATCCCGCGTCGATCACCGGATGCTTGCCGACCGACCACCGACCGTCTACGTAGCAGGGCAGTACGTAGGTATCACGTTCAGATCAAACGTTAACATTTGTCACGTGAGGTGACTTGCGCCTCAAGTCTCGCTTGCGTAACAATTCACCGGCCGCGGCGCGGCGCGCGAAAGTTCGCGCGCGCTATGCCTTTCGCGGCCGTGTGTATCGGCTTCATGCAAGGGGGTGAATTCGACACGCCGCTGCCAAGAGTCTGTACTGCTCTACGTAGTAGTGCAGTATTTCCTAATGCGTGACGGCTTGATGGCGACGGCACCGGCCCCGGCGACGATGTTGATCGTCGGCGACCACCTCAGGTGGATCGAGGCGGTCGCCGACCACTTCCGCACCGATGAGGTCTCCTTGGTGGTGGCCGACGACGGTGATGAGGCGGTGGGCGCCGCCCAGCGGCTGCAGCCGGGGTTCGTCGCGCTCGACGTGGATCTCCTGGGTGGTTCGGTGATGCAGGTGTGCCGAGAAATACGCGACGTCTGTGATTCCCACGTCACGATGTGCACGAGTGCGGGCAACGAGAACGTCGTCGTGGCGGGCTTGCGAGCAGGCGCTGACGACGTCCTCACCGGTCCGCGCAGCAGCCGCGAGCTTGCGGCGCGGGTGCGGGCCGCGCTGCGGAGATGGCAGGCCAACGAAGCGCTTGCAGAAGGCGGCGATCCCATGCCACGGCGATTTTCGTACGGACCGTTGTCGATCGACGTTGGTCGACGTGAGGTGCGGATCGCAGACCAGCGGATCGGTCTGACTCGTACCCAGTTCGACATCTTGGTCGAGCTGGCCAGGCGGCGCGGTGCCGTGGTCACCCGCCGGGATCTGATGGAGGCGGTCTGGGGATCGCGGTCGAGCGCAAACACCGAACGGATTAGCGTGCACATCGCTGCGCTGCGCCGCCGACTCGGAGACGATTCCGAAGAACCGGCTCTGGTGCTGAGCGTGCGTGGCGTCGGGTACCGCCTGGCCGTCGCGCCCGGCCGCGTGACCGCGTGAGGAAACGCGATGGCCAGTCCCGTGACCGGCGGACGGGGTTGAGCATGGCCGCACGCGGAGAACGGTTCATCGTGGCCGCCGTCCGGCTGCTCATGCCACGTCGACACGACGCCCGTATCGGGAGACAAGCGGCCCGATACTGGTCCGCCTCCGATGGCGACCAGTCGTGGGACTCGAATTCGCATTGGCGACACGGAATCGGCGACGAGGCCTTCGCTGAGGTTGGTAGGGACCACTTGGAGATCTATCAGCGGTTCGCTCGCGCGCTGGAGGTCGACACTCCGACGACGATCATCGAATGGGGGGCGGGTGGGGGAGCCAACGCCGTGGCCTTCGCGCCGCATGTCGAGCGCTTCATCTCCGCCGACATTTCGCCGGACAACCTCGCCGAATGCTTCCGCCAAGTGCAGGCCGTCTGCAACACCCCGGTGGACACCCTGCTCATCGATCTCGCCGACCCGAACGCAGCTGCCGACGGCCTGCGCCACGCGTGCGACCTTTTCCTATGCCTCTACGTCATTGAGTTGACCACCGGAGTAGACGCCGTGCGCACCATCCTCCGCATCGCCCAACGCGTGCTTCGACCGGGTGGAATGGCCTTCGTGCAGGTGAAGTATCACACCAGCGACGGTCGTACCCGCGGACGGATCGGCTGGGCCTACGCTCGCAACCTGGCGCTCAACACGACGTTCACCATCGAGGAGTTCTGGAGACTCGCGGGCGAGTGCGGCCTCGAGCCGCAGCTAGTCACTCTGGTCCCGCGCAACCGCCTCGACAGCCGGTACGCCTACTACGCCTTGACCAAGCCGGTCAGCGGGATGGAACCGCAGTAGCGGTGTGACTCGGTCGCGCGCGGTCGGCCATGTACCGGTCAGCGCGGAGAAACGGCCCCGGCCGAACGTCGCGGCACGCGGCGTCGAACGCTACGTACCAAGCGTCCTGGGTCGATGTGTGCCGAATACGGTGTGGCATGTGCGGGTCTCGCAGCCCCTTCGAACCGGCTGCCTGGCAACGTGTTTGCGCTGCAGGGTAAAGGGCAATCTGGCTTCACCACGCGCACATTGCCGCTTGCCTTGGTCCACGTTCAAACTGTGCTGCCTCCCGGCGCGCAACTGCGATCATCAGATGCGTCTGGTGCGCCATGCCCTCGAATGTCGGGTAGCGCAACGCGATACCGACCCGCAAGCCGATCGGCAAGTGGCTTCATGCTGTGGTGACCGGGCCCACCGCCGTGAGGCATGACGATCAGCTCGCCGTTGCCGATCGCCTCGCCCATCAGCGGCCAGCCGTCGTTGCCCACGTGAAGCGTCCGCATCGTCAATCATCCCTTCCATCGTTCAGGCCGCGAAGAGCATTGACGCGCGGATGGCACCTCGTTAGTCGGTAAACCCCACCCTTGCTTCATACCCGCGGGGGGTATACCTTCAGAAGGTACCAATACCCCGTAGGGGTATCTACGGCATGCAGATGGGAGTCGGATATGAGCACGATCGAGTACACCGTCACGGGTATGACCTGCGGGCATTGCGAGCTGTCGGTGCGTGAGGAAGTGAGCGGGGTGCCCGGGGTTGAAGACGTCGAGGTCAGCGCCACGACTGGGACGCTGATCGTGACGTCCAGCGGTCCCATCGATGACGCGCAGGTTCTCAACGCCGTCGACGAGGCCGGCTATTCGGCGTTGCGCGTCGCATGAACGCCGCGGGACGGTTGGCCGCATTCGGTGCGGGGCTGGTGATGGCATTCGCGGCTGCGTACGGCGCCGCTGCGGCCGTCGCTCCTGACACCGCGGTGACCGCTTCGCTGAACCCCGGCGCGGATAGCCCTGGTGGTCGCGCCGCGACCACCGAGCAAGCGGCGCCGGTGTCCCTTCCGTCCGCCGATCCGCCAGGGTTGTCCCTCGCCCGAGATGGCTATGCGCTCAGCCCGGTACGGGCACCCGTCGCCCCTGGTGGTCGGGGAACGTTGAGCTTCGCCATCGTCGATCCTGGTGGCGAGCCGCTGCTTGACTACGCGACCGTGCACGACAAGCAGCTGCATCTCATCGTCGTCCGTTCTGATGGCCAGCACTTCGCGCACGTACACCCCGTCCTGGACCGCACCGCGGGCACGTGGTCGACGCCCTGGGCGTGGAACGCCGCGGGCTCTTACCGCGTGTTCGCCGACTTTCAGCCTGCCCGGGCAGGCAGCACGAAACTAACCCTCACCCGGACCGTGGAGGTGGCCGGCGTCTTCGCTCCGTCGCCCCGGGCCGCCACACGCATCATTGATGAGATCACCGACTACACCGTAGAACTCGACGGTGCGCTCACCGCGGGCGTCTCGAAGCAGCTCACTGCGACGGTCACCCGGGACGGGGAGTCAGTGACGACATTGCAGCCCTACCTGGGGGCCTATGGTCACCTCGTCGCGTTGCGTGAGGGAGACCTGGCCTATCTGCACGTGCACCCTGAGGGGGCTGGGCCGGTAGCGGGCCGCACTGGCGGGCCTGCGGTGTCATTCGCGGCGACCGCACCCACCGCCGGTCGCTACCTGCTCTACCTCGACTTCAAAGTCGATGACACCGTGCACACCGCCACGTTCGTCGTCGACGCCGCGCGCGGCGACACCGATCAGCCCGCGCCAGAGTCTTCGCGCGACGCCGGCCATGCCGGCGGGCACTGAAGACTTCCGCCTTACCCAGAGAATCGAAAGGCAGTGCCACGCATGACGACATCGACAGCAGTGTCCGGCCCGAGCGTTGAATTACGCATCAGCGGGATGACCTGCGCGTCCTGCGCCAACCGCATCGAGCGCAAGCTCAACAAGATCGACGGTGTCGCCGCAACGGTCAACTACGCGACAGAGAAGGCCACCGTCACGGTGCCTGACGGATACGATCCGGCGCAACTGATCGCCGAGGTGAAGAACGCCGGCTACAGCGCCACGCTACCGACACCGGAGAAGCCCGCCCCCAGCCGGGAAACAGGCGAAACCGACGACCCCGACATGGCGTCGTTACGCCACCGGCTGATCGGTTCGGTGCTGTTGTCGGTGCCGGTCATCGCGATGGCGATGATCCCCGCAGCGCAGTTCACGTACTGGCAGTGGGCGTCGCTGGCGCTCGCTGCGCCGGTGATCGTCTGGGCGGCGTGGCCGTTCCACCGCGCCGCCTGGACCAACCTGCGTCACGGCACGGCGACGATGGACACGCTCATCTCCCTGGGCACTTTGTCGGCGTTCCTGTGGTCGCTGTACGCGCTGTTCCTCGGGACCGCCGGCACCCCGGGAATGAAGCACCCCTTCGAACTGACGTTGGCACCGTCTCATGGCGCCGCCAACATCTACCTCGAGGTCGCAGCAGGTGTAACGACATTCATCCTGGCGGGACGGTATTTCGAGAAACGGTCCAAACGGCAGGCCGGCGCGGCGCTGCGCGCCTTGTTGGAGCTGGGCGCCAAGGAGGTGTCGGTGCTGCGCGACGGCGCGGAAGCGAAGATCGCCGTCGACGACTTGGTGGTGGGCGACGAGTTCGTCGTGCGCCCGGGGGAGAAGATCGCCACCGACGGGGTGGTGACGTCGGGGACATCGGCGGTGGACGCGTCGATGCTGACCGGCGAATCGGTACCCGTGGAGGTCGGTCCAGGTGACTCCGTGGTCGGTGCGACCGTCAACGCCGGCGGGCGACTGGTCGTGCGAGCCACCCGCGTCGGTTCGGACACCCAGTTGGCGCAGATGGCGCAACTGGTGGAGAACGCCCAAACAGGAAAAGCCGAAGTCCAGCGCTTAGCAGACCGCGTTTCCGGAGTCTTCGTACCGATCGTCCTCGCGATCGCGGTGATCACACTGGGCGCGTGGCTGGGCGCAGGGTTTCCGGTCGCGGCCGCCTTCACCGCCGCCGTTGCAGTCCTGGTGATCGCGTGCCCATGCGCGCTCGGTTTGGCCACGCCGACGGCACTGCTGGTCGGCACCGGTCGCGGGGCGCAAATGGGCGTCTTGATCAAGGGACCGGAAGTGCTGGAGTCCACCCGCAAGGTCGACACTGTGGTGCTGGACAAGACCGGCACCGTCACCACCGGCAAGATGACCCTGGTCGATGTCATCACTGCCGCGGGGACCGAACGCGCAGACCTGCTCCGGCTAGCCGGAGCATTGGAGAACGCTTCGGAACACCCGATCGCCCAGGCCATCGCGACCGCCGCGACCGAAGAACTCGGGACGCTGCCCACCCTGAGGATTTCGCCAATGTCGAAGGCAAGGTGTACAGGGCGTCGTCGACGGCCACGCCGTCGTCGTGGGACGCCAATCTCTGCTCGCCGACTGGTCCCAACACTTGAGCCCGGAGTTGGTGCAGGCGAAAGAAGCGGCTGAAGCGCAGGGAAGACGGTGGTCGCCGCCGGCTGGGACGGTCAGGTTCGCGGTGTGCTCGTCGTCGCAGACACCGTGAAACCCACTAGCGCGCAGGCTATCTCACAGATGCGTCAGATGGGTCTGACCCCCGTGCTGCTCACCGGTGACAACGAAGCCGTTGCGAGGCAGATTGCCGCCGAGGTCGGCATCGACACCGTGATCGCCGAGGTGATGCCGAAGGACAAAGTCGACGTCATCGTCCGGCTGCAATCCGAGGGCAAGACCGTGGCGATGATCGGCGATGGCGTCAACGATGCGCCCGCCCTCGCCCAAGCCGACCTCGGCTTGGCGATGGGTACCGGAACTGACGTGGCGATCGAGGCCTCCGACATCACCCTGGTGCGCGGCGATCTGCGCAGCGCCGTTGACGCGATCCGGCTATCCCGCAGAACGTTGTCGACGATCAAGACGAACCTGTTCTGGGCGTTCGCCTACAACGTCGCCGCCATACCGGTCGCAGCCCTGGGCATGCTCAACCCGATGCTCGCCGGCGCGGCAATGGCGTTCTCCAGCGTCTTCGTCGTGGGCAACAGCCTCCGACTGCGCGGCTTCAAATCCACAGCCTCTGCCCACTAACCCCCCTGCACTAAGGAGACCCCATGTCCGGCAACGAGAATGCGACGTCGAGCTGCTGCTGCAGCGGCTCACCACAAGACCTCGGCACGACGGTCATCAATCCCGCGCCCACCAACCTCCTCGAACCCGCAACGGACGAGACGACATGCCCGGTCATGCCCGGCACGCCAGTGGACAAGGTGGCCGCCGAAGCCGCAGGCCTGTTCCGCGATTACCGCGGTCGGCGGTACTGGTTGTGCTGCAAAGGATGTGGACCGCGGTTCGACCGTGATCCCGACAAGTACGCCGGCGTGGCCTGACCGCATTCGTCATGACGCCACCGTCTTCGGGACGCTGCCGCCGCAGGACCGGCCGACGACGCCAAACGCACTGAAGAGTCCAGATTGACCGACTCTGGCGGCCATGACGCGTGACAGCGGTGCATCTCGACGCAGTTGCGTCGGCCCTCCGATCGCTGCTCACACGTTCGAACCGACACATGAGTCTTCCAAGGAGCGAAAATGACACATCACGACGAGCACGCGGTGGCGGCGTCTCACGGCGGCGCGCACCGGACCACGAAGGCCGCGGCGGAGACGGACGACGCCCCGAACACCAAACGAGCACCGGCCACGACGGCCATGCTGGACACGGGGGCCATGCCGGCCACGGCGGCGATCACGTCGCTGTGTTCCGGAGGCTCTTCTGGATCAACGTGATCATAGCCGTCCCGGTCATCGTGTTCTCGACCATGTTCGCAATGCTGCTCGGCTACGAAGTACCCGGCTTTCCCGGCGCCCGCTGGATCGCGCCGTTGCTCGGCACGGTCATGTACGTCGTCGGTGGTCGCCCTTTCCTCACCGGTGCCGTCAGCGAAATCCGGTCTCGCAAGCCGGGAATGATGCTGCTCATCGGGCTGGCCATCACCGTCGCATTCTTCGCCTCCTGGGGCGCGAGCCTGGGCCTGCTCCACCACGAACTGGAGTTCTGGTGGGAACTGGCGCTGCTGATCGTGATCATGCTGCTCGGCCACTGGGTCGAGATGCGTTCCCTCGCCCAAACCACCTCCGCACTGGACTCCCTGGCCGCCCTGCTTCCCGACGAGGCCGAGAAAGTCGACGGCGACCGCATCATCACCGTCTCACCCGCCGACCTGCACGTCGGGGATCTGGTGGTCGTCCGACCCGGCGGCAGCGTCCCCGCCGACGGCAGAATCATCGACGGACGCGCGGACATGGACGAGTCGATGGTGACCGGTGAATCACGATCGGTGGCCCGTGGTCTCGGGGACGCGGTGACGGCCGGAACTGTCGCCACAGATTCTGGGCTGCGGGTCGAAATCACCGCCACGGGCGACGATACCGCGCTGGCGGGCATCCAGCGCTTGGTCACCGAGGCGCGTAACTCGTCCTCGCGAGCCCAGCGCCTCGCCGACCGGGCGGCCGGCTGGCTGTTCTGGTTCGCCTTGGGGACCGCCGCAATCACCGCCGCGGCGTGGTCGATCGTCGGAGACCCCGACGCCTCGGTCGTCCGGGCGATCACCGTGCTCGTCATCGCATGCCCCCATGCGTTGGGATTGGCGATACCACTGGTGGTGTCAATCGCGACCGAACGTGCCGCGCGGGGAGGTGTGCTGATCAAGGATCGCCTGGCACTAGAAGGAATGCGCACCGTCGACGCCGTCCTCTTCGACAAAACCGGCACCCTGACCAAGGGTGAACC from Mycolicibacterium arabiense includes the following:
- a CDS encoding heavy-metal-associated domain-containing protein; the encoded protein is MNAAGRLAAFGAGLVMAFAAAYGAAAAVAPDTAVTASLNPGADSPGGRAATTEQAAPVSLPSADPPGLSLARDGYALSPVRAPVAPGGRGTLSFAIVDPGGEPLLDYATVHDKQLHLIVVRSDGQHFAHVHPVLDRTAGTWSTPWAWNAAGSYRVFADFQPARAGSTKLTLTRTVEVAGVFAPSPRAATRIIDEITDYTVELDGALTAGVSKQLTATVTRDGESVTTLQPYLGAYGHLVALREGDLAYLHVHPEGAGPVAGRTGGPAVSFAATAPTAGRYLLYLDFKVDDTVHTATFVVDAARGDTDQPAPESSRDAGHAGGH
- a CDS encoding YHS domain-containing protein encodes the protein MSGNENATSSCCCSGSPQDLGTTVINPAPTNLLEPATDETTCPVMPGTPVDKVAAEAAGLFRDYRGRRYWLCCKGCGPRFDRDPDKYAGVA